In Phormidium yuhuli AB48, one genomic interval encodes:
- the folP gene encoding dihydropteroate synthase, whose amino-acid sequence MVRYCNPRLTIRDRPFVWGDRTYIMGVLNVTPDSFSDGGEFVSLQNALNQAQHLETSGADILDIGGQSTRPGAEEVSLKTEIQRVVPLIEALRSHSNCPISVDTYRAGVAAAALDAGADIINDVSGGTADPEMLPLIGERQVPAILMHMRGTPKTMQSLTEYEDVVAEVAQKLQQHIHAAIACGVSPNQLILDPGIGFAKTQEQNLHLLRQLPRFHSLGYPLLLGVSRKSFIGRILDRPEPKDRLWGTAAACTAAIASGADILRVHDLPAMSDVARVADVLVRPHSTL is encoded by the coding sequence ATGGTGAGGTATTGTAATCCGAGGTTGACGATTCGCGATCGCCCGTTCGTTTGGGGCGATCGCACCTATATTATGGGCGTTCTCAATGTCACTCCTGACAGTTTCAGTGATGGGGGTGAGTTCGTCTCGCTGCAAAACGCCCTCAACCAAGCCCAACATCTGGAAACCTCGGGGGCGGATATTCTCGATATTGGTGGCCAATCGACACGCCCAGGGGCCGAGGAAGTCTCCCTGAAGACGGAGATACAACGGGTGGTTCCCCTGATTGAAGCCCTGCGATCGCACTCCAATTGTCCCATTTCTGTGGATACCTATCGCGCTGGGGTGGCGGCGGCGGCCTTAGATGCTGGGGCGGATATTATTAATGATGTCAGTGGCGGAACCGCTGATCCGGAGATGTTACCCCTGATTGGGGAACGCCAAGTTCCGGCGATTCTCATGCACATGCGGGGAACCCCCAAAACCATGCAATCCCTAACCGAGTATGAGGATGTGGTGGCCGAAGTGGCCCAGAAACTGCAACAACATATCCATGCGGCGATCGCCTGTGGGGTATCCCCAAACCAGTTAATTCTCGATCCGGGGATTGGCTTCGCCAAAACTCAAGAACAAAATCTGCACCTGTTGCGACAGTTACCCCGATTCCACAGCTTAGGCTATCCCCTGCTTCTAGGAGTCTCCCGGAAAAGTTTTATTGGCCGCATTCTCGATCGCCCGGAACCCAAAGATCGCCTCTGGGGAACTGCCGCCGCCTGTACCGCCGCCATCGCCTCTGGGGCGGACATTCTCCGGGTTCACGATCTCCCGGCGATGAGTGACGTGGCCCGAGTCGCCGATGTCCTGGTTCGCCCGCATTCCACCCTCTAG
- the rnhA gene encoding ribonuclease HI, whose amino-acid sequence MSMKSVTIYTDGACKGNPGPGGYGTVLIYRDFRKEISGGFRRTTNNRMEMMAAIVGLKLLKQACQVTLYSDSKYIVDAMRQGWAKRWKAKGWWRNKKERAKNPDLWEELLRLSEFHQVEFVWVKGHAGNKENECCDRLAVAASKAADLPADEIFERGEA is encoded by the coding sequence ATGAGTATGAAGTCAGTGACCATTTACACAGATGGGGCCTGTAAGGGAAATCCGGGGCCGGGGGGCTATGGAACGGTTCTGATTTATCGGGATTTCCGGAAAGAAATCTCAGGAGGGTTCCGGCGGACGACGAATAATCGTATGGAAATGATGGCGGCGATTGTGGGCTTGAAGTTGCTGAAGCAGGCCTGTCAGGTGACGCTGTATTCTGATTCCAAGTATATTGTCGATGCGATGCGGCAGGGATGGGCGAAACGCTGGAAGGCTAAGGGTTGGTGGCGTAATAAGAAGGAACGGGCCAAGAATCCTGATTTGTGGGAGGAGTTGTTGCGGTTGTCGGAGTTCCATCAGGTGGAGTTTGTCTGGGTGAAAGGCCATGCGGGAAATAAGGAGAATGAATGTTGCGATCGCCTGGCGGTGGCGGCGTCTAAAGCGGCTGACTTACCCGCTGATGAAATCTTTGAACGTGGGGAGGCTTAA